Proteins found in one Planctomycetes bacterium MalM25 genomic segment:
- the clpY gene encoding ATP-dependent protease ATPase subunit ClpY, translating to MKELTPKQIVAELDRYIVGQADAKRAVAVAIRNRWRRRRLDEELRKEVSPKNILMIGPTGVGKTEIARRLAKLTGAPFIKVEATKYTEVGYYGRDVESMVRELVENAIGLVRERMREEVKEEAKKKTDERLLDKLVPTPTTIDATAGMEDAAERHERNREKMRAMLVAGELEDRTVELSVEKKAQAMMIPGMGGPGGGDMDFDMQGMIEKMLPKQVSRRRLTVAEAREVLFEQECERLIDDEKVNAEAIDLAEESGMIFLDEIDKVVATEGGKGADVSRQGVQRDLLPIVEGTTVQTRYGYIKTDHILFVAAGAFHKTKPSELMPELQGRFPIRVELDDLTKADFVRILTEPKGSLTKQYTALMETEGVRIEFADDAVDALAEYAYTVNQSTQNIGARRLYTIMERLLEELSFEAPEMEGAQVPVNAAYVRQRLEEVTQDEDLSRYIL from the coding sequence GTGAAAGAACTGACTCCCAAGCAGATCGTCGCCGAGCTCGACCGGTACATCGTTGGCCAAGCGGACGCGAAGCGCGCCGTCGCCGTGGCGATCCGCAACCGCTGGCGCCGCCGGCGGCTGGACGAGGAGCTCCGCAAGGAGGTCTCGCCGAAGAACATCCTGATGATCGGTCCCACCGGCGTGGGCAAGACCGAGATCGCCCGCCGGCTGGCGAAGCTGACCGGCGCGCCGTTCATCAAGGTCGAGGCGACCAAGTACACCGAGGTCGGCTACTACGGGCGCGACGTCGAGAGCATGGTCCGCGAGCTGGTCGAGAACGCGATCGGCCTGGTCCGCGAGCGGATGCGCGAGGAGGTAAAGGAGGAGGCCAAGAAGAAGACCGACGAGCGGCTGCTCGACAAGCTGGTCCCCACGCCGACGACGATCGACGCCACCGCCGGCATGGAGGACGCCGCGGAGCGGCACGAGCGCAACCGCGAGAAGATGCGGGCAATGCTCGTGGCGGGCGAACTGGAGGACCGCACGGTCGAGCTCTCGGTCGAGAAGAAGGCCCAGGCCATGATGATCCCGGGCATGGGCGGGCCGGGCGGGGGCGACATGGATTTCGACATGCAGGGCATGATCGAGAAGATGCTGCCCAAGCAGGTGTCGCGCCGTCGGTTGACCGTCGCCGAAGCCCGCGAGGTCCTCTTCGAGCAAGAATGCGAACGCCTGATTGATGACGAGAAGGTCAACGCCGAGGCGATCGACCTGGCCGAGGAGTCGGGCATGATCTTCCTCGACGAGATCGACAAGGTGGTCGCCACCGAAGGGGGCAAGGGGGCGGACGTCTCGCGACAGGGCGTGCAGCGCGACCTGCTGCCGATCGTCGAAGGGACGACCGTGCAAACCCGCTACGGCTACATCAAGACCGATCACATCCTGTTCGTCGCCGCCGGAGCCTTCCACAAGACGAAGCCGAGCGAGCTGATGCCCGAACTGCAGGGCCGGTTCCCGATCCGCGTCGAGCTGGACGACCTCACCAAGGCCGACTTCGTCCGCATCCTCACCGAGCCGAAGGGGTCGCTGACCAAGCAGTACACGGCCCTGATGGAGACCGAAGGGGTCCGCATCGAGTTCGCCGACGACGCGGTCGACGCCCTCGCCGAGTACGCCTACACCGTGAACCAATCGACGCAGAACATCGGCGCCCGCCGGCTGTACACGATCATGGAACGCCTGCTCGAAGAGCTCTCCTTCGAGGCCCCCGAGATGGAGGGCGCCCAGGTGCCCGTCAACGCCGCGTACGTCCGTCAGCGCTTAGAAGAAGTCACCCAGGACGAGGACCTCAGCCGCTACATCCTGTGA
- the hslV gene encoding ATP-dependent protease subunit HslV: protein MARPRIRSTTILTVRKDGLVAMGGDGQVSLGDTVMKSDARKVRLLGEGRVMTGFAGSAADAFALLERFESKLKDHPQNMPRAATELAKEWRTDRALRRLEALIAVADAKDTLLVSGTGDVIQPSDGVLGIGSGGNYATAAARALVAHSSLSAEEIVREALGVAADICVYSNHSIVVESLQATS, encoded by the coding sequence ATGGCCCGACCACGCATCCGCTCCACGACCATCCTCACCGTCCGCAAGGACGGCCTCGTCGCCATGGGAGGCGACGGGCAGGTGAGCCTCGGCGACACCGTCATGAAGTCCGACGCCCGCAAGGTGCGTCTCTTGGGCGAGGGGCGCGTGATGACCGGCTTCGCGGGCTCCGCGGCGGACGCGTTCGCCTTGCTGGAGCGGTTCGAGTCGAAGCTGAAGGACCACCCGCAAAACATGCCCCGCGCGGCGACCGAGCTCGCCAAGGAGTGGCGCACCGACCGGGCCCTACGCCGGCTCGAGGCGTTGATCGCCGTCGCCGACGCGAAGGACACGCTGCTGGTCTCCGGCACGGGCGACGTGATCCAGCCCTCGGACGGCGTGCTGGGCATCGGCTCGGGGGGCAACTACGCGACCGCGGCGGCGCGGGCGTTGGTGGCCCACTCGTCGCTGTCGGCCGAGGAGATCGTCCGCGAGGCGCTCGGCGTCGCGGCGGACATCTGCGTTTACAGCAACCACAGCATCGTCGTCGAGTCGCTCCAGGCAACCTCGTGA
- the tsaE gene encoding tRNA threonylcarbamoyladenosine biosynthesis protein TsaE encodes MTQTIEIANEAETVALGERLASVLRAPATVALVGPLGAGKTRLVQAVAAALGVTEEVTSPTFVLINEYRTGSTPIYHLDAYRLKDEDEFLELGVDEYFAGGASSGPGLTFVEWGDRFPDCLPERVVTVTIESLDSQRRRATIEGLAAQL; translated from the coding sequence ATGACCCAGACGATCGAGATCGCCAACGAAGCGGAGACCGTCGCCCTCGGCGAGCGGCTGGCCTCGGTGCTCCGGGCGCCGGCGACGGTGGCCCTTGTTGGACCGTTGGGGGCGGGGAAGACACGCCTTGTGCAGGCGGTCGCGGCGGCGCTCGGGGTGACCGAGGAGGTCACCAGCCCCACGTTCGTGCTCATCAACGAGTACCGGACCGGCAGCACGCCGATCTACCACCTCGACGCCTACCGCCTGAAGGACGAGGACGAGTTCCTCGAACTGGGCGTCGACGAGTACTTCGCCGGCGGAGCCTCCTCAGGCCCGGGCCTCACCTTCGTCGAGTGGGGCGATCGGTTCCCCGACTGCCTGCCGGAGCGGGTCGTCACGGTCACGATCGAATCACTCGATTCGCAGCGACGCCGCGCGACAATCGAAGGCCTCGCCGCTCAGCTCTGA
- the phzD gene encoding putative isochorismatase produces the protein MPSQRLSRSPSLMSRDESALLVIDLQERLLAAQPDAARIVWNSRRLLDGARALGVVVAATEQVPNKLDATTAELAERLPAPIAKQDFSAGACGELLAAWRDAGVRHVVLAGIESHVCVAQTAADLVAAGFEPQVAVDAIGSRYEIDHQTALRRFESQAITLTTTEAVLFEWCETAADPAFKAISALAKEIAPS, from the coding sequence ATGCCGAGCCAACGCCTCAGCCGCAGCCCCTCGCTCATGAGCCGCGATGAGTCGGCCCTGCTGGTCATCGACCTGCAGGAGCGCCTCCTAGCCGCCCAGCCCGACGCGGCAAGGATCGTGTGGAACTCGCGGCGGCTGCTCGACGGCGCCCGGGCGCTCGGCGTCGTGGTGGCGGCGACCGAGCAGGTCCCCAACAAGCTGGACGCCACGACGGCGGAGCTCGCCGAGCGGCTGCCAGCACCGATCGCCAAGCAAGACTTCAGCGCCGGTGCGTGCGGAGAGCTGCTCGCCGCCTGGCGCGACGCGGGCGTCCGGCACGTGGTGCTCGCGGGGATCGAGTCGCACGTCTGTGTTGCGCAAACAGCGGCCGACCTCGTCGCCGCCGGCTTCGAGCCCCAGGTTGCGGTCGATGCGATCGGTTCGCGTTACGAGATCGATCACCAGACGGCGCTACGACGCTTCGAGTCGCAGGCCATCACGCTGACGACCACCGAGGCGGTCCTCTTCGAGTGGTGCGAGACCGCCGCCGACCCAGCTTTCAAAGCGATCAGCGCTCTGGCGAAGGAGATCGCGCCGAGTTGA
- the thiL gene encoding Thiamine-monophosphate kinase, translating to MELGFVDWLRERLPPSPHVRIGVGDDAALLDLPSGQLVTTADLLIDGVHFLTAEHAPERIGRKALAVNLSDLAAMAARPAGAVVSLALPRDGACGLDPRELAARLIEGMLPLAEEFGCPIVGGDTNVGPGPLSIAVTAFGEPTERGVVRRDGARPGDAICVTGPLGGSLAGKHLDFIPLVREALTMHEQVTIHAMMDLSDGLSLDLRRMCAASGVGAVIDEDSIPITESTQHDVSRALSDGEDFELLFTLPDSELRKLIDTPAQGNQPTRIGTVTAETEILLRDDSGATEPLTPQGYEHR from the coding sequence ATGGAACTCGGCTTCGTCGATTGGCTCCGCGAGCGTCTGCCCCCGAGCCCGCACGTGCGGATCGGCGTGGGCGACGACGCCGCGTTGCTCGATCTGCCGAGCGGCCAGCTCGTGACGACGGCCGACCTGCTGATCGACGGCGTGCATTTCTTGACCGCCGAGCACGCCCCCGAGCGGATCGGCCGCAAGGCGCTTGCCGTGAACCTGAGCGACCTGGCCGCGATGGCCGCCCGCCCCGCCGGCGCCGTAGTGAGCCTCGCCCTGCCTCGCGACGGGGCGTGCGGGCTCGATCCTCGGGAACTCGCCGCGCGGCTGATCGAGGGGATGCTGCCGCTCGCCGAGGAGTTCGGCTGCCCGATCGTCGGCGGCGACACGAACGTCGGCCCGGGGCCGCTCTCGATCGCGGTGACCGCCTTCGGCGAGCCGACCGAGCGCGGCGTCGTGCGGCGCGACGGCGCCCGGCCGGGCGATGCGATCTGCGTCACCGGCCCGCTCGGCGGCAGCCTCGCGGGCAAGCACCTCGACTTTATACCGCTTGTTCGCGAAGCGCTCACGATGCACGAGCAGGTGACAATCCATGCGATGATGGACCTTAGCGATGGGCTCTCACTCGACCTACGGCGGATGTGTGCAGCAAGCGGTGTCGGGGCGGTTATCGATGAGGATTCGATACCGATCACCGAGTCGACTCAGCACGATGTCTCCCGGGCTCTGTCCGATGGGGAAGACTTCGAGCTCCTTTTCACGCTGCCCGATAGTGAACTGCGTAAGTTGATAGACACACCTGCTCAGGGGAATCAGCCAACGCGGATCGGCACGGTCACCGCGGAAACCGAGATCCTCTTACGTGATGATAGCGGCGCAACAGAACCGCTGACGCCCCAAGGCTACGAGCACCGATGA